Proteins encoded by one window of Paraburkholderia terrae:
- the fhuB gene encoding Fe(3+)-hydroxamate ABC transporter permease FhuB has translation MTTLAARKRMQRAQTRALPRWREAQHSRVGVLTCTLLALIVIVAALRLAPDLSMLLHAATSNAAHDTDEHALAHVLLFNLHLPRVLAALVAGGCLGVSGALFQSLTRNPLASPDLLGITGGAQLGLLAAMLIPALAGTASVPLLFGCGLVAAACVAAAAGGWRATPLRMVLAGSVCMLLFSAISTLTLAFFEQSIAGVALWASGSLYQPGADGLVTAVLWLLLPLAALPFVVRPLDPIALGDDAALAVGVRVDAARFYALLVAIGFASVAVSVAGPMSYVGLIAPNLLRHLRGSRSTRLAALAPLSALVGALLVLATDSAVLALDLDGTLSTGVAIAVVGTPLMLAMIRHGGAWTSALTQAADAPAQSARGRFATWITGHSPLGAGLIVIAVAAISIYTAGTLGETTLDPSRWLAALNGGDSVARMLLDLRLPRVVCALLAGAMLAASGVLMQSVVRNPLAGPEVLGVTQGASLATLVALLFWPLAAHATIAASSLIGGGVTLVAILALNRRMRYAPLAVALTGLVVGTLWTTLAQWVIVQESVQPARFVVWLVGGTYGRSWSDVLALLPWCAVALPAFVLLARPLDLLALGDDQAASLGLPVALLRPLALTVATIAACAAVAAVGPIGFVGLMAPHLAALLGARAHRVRLWLAATCGAAVLAAADIGARTLLAPREIPAGVLTALIGAPYLLALLIVQARRERKRGR, from the coding sequence ATGACCACGCTTGCCGCAAGAAAACGCATGCAGCGCGCGCAAACACGCGCGCTGCCGCGCTGGCGCGAGGCACAGCATAGCCGCGTCGGCGTGTTGACGTGTACGCTGCTCGCGTTGATCGTGATCGTCGCCGCGTTGCGCCTCGCCCCGGATCTGTCGATGCTGCTGCACGCCGCAACGTCGAATGCAGCGCATGACACCGACGAACACGCGCTCGCGCATGTGCTGCTGTTCAATCTGCATTTGCCGCGCGTGCTGGCCGCATTGGTGGCGGGTGGATGCCTTGGTGTGTCGGGTGCGCTGTTCCAGTCGCTGACGCGCAATCCGCTCGCGTCGCCGGATCTGCTTGGCATCACGGGCGGCGCGCAGCTCGGCCTGCTCGCCGCGATGCTGATACCGGCGTTGGCGGGCACGGCTTCCGTGCCGCTGCTGTTCGGCTGCGGCCTGGTCGCCGCCGCGTGCGTCGCCGCGGCAGCGGGCGGCTGGCGCGCGACGCCGTTGCGCATGGTGCTCGCGGGCAGTGTCTGCATGTTGCTGTTCTCGGCCATCTCGACGCTCACGCTCGCGTTCTTCGAGCAAAGCATCGCGGGCGTCGCGCTGTGGGCGAGCGGCAGTCTTTATCAACCGGGCGCGGACGGACTGGTTACCGCGGTGCTGTGGCTGCTGCTGCCGCTCGCGGCGCTGCCCTTCGTCGTGCGTCCGCTCGACCCCATCGCGCTCGGCGACGACGCCGCGCTTGCCGTCGGCGTACGCGTCGATGCAGCGCGCTTTTATGCGCTGCTCGTCGCGATCGGCTTCGCGAGCGTCGCGGTGAGCGTTGCAGGGCCGATGTCGTATGTCGGGCTGATCGCGCCGAATCTGTTGCGTCATCTGCGCGGCTCGCGCTCGACGCGACTTGCCGCGCTCGCGCCGTTGTCCGCGCTGGTCGGCGCGCTGCTCGTACTCGCAACCGATAGCGCCGTGCTCGCGCTCGATCTGGACGGCACGCTGTCGACGGGCGTGGCAATCGCGGTCGTCGGCACGCCGCTGATGCTCGCGATGATCCGTCACGGCGGCGCATGGACCTCGGCGCTTACGCAAGCTGCCGACGCGCCCGCGCAATCGGCGCGCGGCCGTTTCGCTACATGGATCACGGGACATTCTCCGCTTGGCGCTGGTTTGATCGTCATTGCCGTTGCGGCCATTTCGATCTATACCGCAGGCACGTTGGGCGAGACCACGCTCGATCCGTCGCGCTGGCTCGCCGCATTGAACGGCGGCGACAGCGTCGCGCGCATGCTGCTCGATCTGCGTTTGCCGCGCGTGGTGTGCGCGTTGCTTGCGGGCGCGATGCTCGCGGCCAGCGGCGTGCTGATGCAAAGCGTCGTGCGCAATCCGCTTGCCGGGCCGGAAGTGCTCGGTGTTACGCAAGGCGCTTCACTCGCGACGCTCGTCGCCTTGCTGTTCTGGCCGCTCGCCGCGCACGCGACGATTGCGGCGTCGTCGCTGATCGGCGGCGGCGTCACGCTCGTCGCGATTCTCGCGCTGAACCGGCGCATGCGTTATGCGCCGCTTGCGGTCGCGTTGACGGGACTGGTCGTCGGCACGCTGTGGACGACGCTCGCGCAATGGGTGATCGTGCAGGAAAGCGTGCAGCCCGCGCGCTTCGTCGTGTGGCTGGTGGGCGGCACCTACGGACGCAGCTGGAGCGATGTGCTTGCGCTGTTGCCGTGGTGCGCGGTCGCGTTGCCTGCATTCGTGCTGCTGGCGCGTCCGCTCGATCTGCTCGCACTCGGCGACGATCAGGCCGCGTCGCTCGGTTTGCCCGTCGCGCTGCTGCGTCCGCTTGCGCTGACGGTGGCGACTATCGCCGCTTGCGCGGCCGTTGCGGCTGTCGGGCCGATCGGCTTTGTCGGATTGATGGCGCCGCATCTGGCGGCCTTGCTGGGGGCGCGTGCGCATCGGGTGCGCTTGTGGCTCGCGGCGACCTGTGGCGCTGCGGTTCTCGCCGCTGCCGATATCGGCGCGCGCACGCTGCTCGCGCCGCGCGAAATTCCTGCGGGCGTGCTGACGGCACTGATCGGCGCGCCGTATCTGCTCGCGTTGCTGATCGTACAGGCAAGGCGCGAACGCAAGCGCGGACGGTGA
- a CDS encoding ABC transporter ATP-binding protein: MKSSSNLALSARSLTVGYRDHVVIDSLDIDIRVNRVTALCGPNGCGKSTLLRSLAGLQPTLAGEVTVAGKALASYRRRDLARTLTMLSQFNQIPAGLSVRDLVAYGRYAHGGWMRGLSKEDRAAIDDALAAAGIADDAARDVAALSGGERQRAWIAMALAQRAPIVLLDEPTTYLDIHHQLDILSELRRLNRERGLTIVWVLHDLNQAAAYSDEIVLMRAGRIVAQGTPDAIIDPQHLEATFGVPMLRIAHPQTGAPMCVPAHAESDELASASDDKGLAA; encoded by the coding sequence ATGAAAAGCAGTTCCAACCTCGCATTGTCGGCGCGTTCGCTGACGGTGGGATATCGCGATCACGTCGTGATCGATTCGCTCGACATCGACATTCGCGTGAATCGCGTGACCGCGCTGTGCGGGCCGAACGGTTGCGGCAAGAGCACGCTGCTGCGCTCGCTCGCGGGCTTGCAGCCCACGCTGGCGGGCGAGGTGACGGTCGCGGGTAAGGCGCTCGCGTCGTATCGGCGGCGCGATCTCGCGCGCACGCTGACGATGCTCTCGCAGTTCAACCAGATTCCCGCCGGTCTTTCCGTGCGCGATCTGGTCGCGTATGGACGCTACGCGCACGGTGGCTGGATGCGCGGCTTGTCGAAGGAAGATCGCGCGGCGATCGACGACGCGCTCGCGGCAGCCGGTATCGCCGACGATGCCGCGCGCGATGTCGCCGCGCTCTCAGGCGGCGAGCGCCAGCGCGCGTGGATCGCGATGGCGCTCGCGCAACGCGCGCCCATCGTGTTGCTCGACGAGCCGACCACGTATCTCGACATACATCACCAGCTCGACATTCTCAGCGAACTGCGCCGGTTGAATCGCGAGCGCGGTCTGACGATCGTCTGGGTGCTGCACGATCTGAATCAGGCCGCCGCATACAGCGATGAAATCGTGTTGATGCGCGCGGGCCGCATCGTCGCGCAAGGCACGCCGGACGCGATCATCGACCCGCAGCATCTCGAAGCGACCTTCGGCGTGCCGATGCTGCGCATCGCGCATCCGCAGACAGGCGCGCCGATGTGCGTGCCCGCGCATGCCGAAAGCGACGAACTGGCAAGCGCGTCCGACGACAAGGGCCTTGCCGCATGA
- a CDS encoding ABC transporter substrate-binding protein, which translates to MKQMLRATVCAACLAFACSASAAGVTPAPRDTAALACMPLSANPTVTQASDALPAHPKRIVVLEFLFAEALLSLDVTPAGMVDTAYYPSWIGYDVERMQSVPDVGTRQEPSLEAIAALKPDLIIGVGFRHAPIFGALKTIAPTVLFQFSPEMKLDGAQATQLEWARRIFDTIGCITGRTVQAQAIERQLDEGLARDAKRLADAGRTHVDFALLQELGLPDRYWAYTSNSMAGGVAKKLGVTLWPSKPTREGTTYLTSEDFLKRPQTSVLLTSATGPEVKLEAKLDSPVWRFVPARREGRVTLVERNVWGFGGPMSALKLSHAMTDALLLLPAAALQSEASASR; encoded by the coding sequence ATGAAGCAGATGCTGCGCGCGACCGTATGCGCCGCGTGCCTGGCGTTCGCCTGTTCCGCGAGCGCGGCAGGCGTGACACCAGCGCCTCGCGACACGGCCGCGCTCGCGTGCATGCCGCTGTCCGCGAATCCCACTGTGACGCAGGCGAGCGACGCGTTGCCCGCGCATCCGAAGCGTATCGTCGTACTCGAATTCCTCTTCGCTGAAGCGCTCCTTTCGCTCGATGTCACTCCTGCGGGCATGGTCGACACCGCGTATTACCCGTCGTGGATCGGCTATGACGTCGAGCGCATGCAGTCGGTGCCCGACGTCGGCACGCGCCAGGAGCCGAGCCTCGAAGCGATTGCCGCGCTCAAGCCCGACCTGATCATCGGCGTCGGCTTCCGGCATGCGCCGATTTTTGGCGCGCTGAAAACGATCGCGCCGACCGTACTGTTCCAGTTCAGCCCCGAGATGAAGCTCGACGGCGCGCAGGCGACGCAGCTCGAATGGGCGCGCAGGATCTTCGATACGATTGGTTGCATCACGGGGCGCACGGTGCAGGCGCAAGCCATCGAACGGCAGCTCGACGAAGGCCTTGCACGCGATGCAAAGCGGCTCGCCGATGCGGGCCGTACGCATGTCGATTTCGCGTTGTTGCAGGAGCTGGGTTTGCCCGACCGGTACTGGGCCTATACGAGCAACAGCATGGCGGGCGGTGTCGCGAAGAAGCTCGGCGTGACGCTATGGCCTTCGAAGCCGACTCGCGAAGGTACGACCTATCTGACGTCGGAAGATTTCTTGAAACGTCCGCAGACGAGTGTGTTGCTGACGAGCGCAACTGGCCCGGAAGTGAAGCTGGAGGCGAAGCTCGATTCGCCGGTTTGGCGGTTTGTGCCTGCGCGGCGTGAAGGACGCGTGACCTTGGTCGAACGTAATGTGTGGGGGTTTGGTGGGCCGATGTCGGCGTTGAAGTTGTCGCATGCGATGACGGATGCGTTGCTTTTGCTGCCGGCGGCGGCTTTGCAATCGGAAGCTTCCGCTTCGCGGTGA
- the fhuF gene encoding siderophore-iron reductase FhuF: protein MSSAAKPFASLVADSPFATYVERVWLGVPAETSNTGDAAQVRVPLTQLATQREAILDAMLLRYGGDPERHARALLSQWSKYYFGLAVPAALVSALVFQRPLDMNPARCVLLLREGMPEALYLPHDALDDSTDDPARRYASLIDEHLRGVIDVLASMTKIAPRVLWSNVGNLLDTFFEQCAAMPGAARDAAWMFESCALFGGDEPNPLRVPVRNVTPRSALLPAPFRARRVCCVRYEIPGEDQLCASCPLLLTMSDEDLARQEAIR, encoded by the coding sequence ATGTCCTCTGCTGCAAAACCGTTTGCGTCGCTCGTTGCCGATTCGCCGTTCGCCACGTATGTCGAACGCGTGTGGCTCGGCGTGCCCGCTGAAACTTCAAACACCGGCGACGCCGCGCAAGTGCGCGTGCCGCTCACGCAACTCGCGACGCAGCGCGAAGCGATCCTCGATGCAATGCTCTTGCGCTACGGCGGCGATCCCGAACGTCATGCGCGCGCGCTGCTGTCGCAGTGGAGCAAATACTATTTTGGTCTCGCGGTGCCTGCTGCGCTGGTGTCCGCGCTCGTCTTTCAGAGACCGCTCGACATGAACCCCGCGCGCTGCGTGCTGTTGCTGCGCGAAGGCATGCCCGAAGCGCTGTATCTGCCGCACGATGCGCTCGATGACTCGACCGACGATCCCGCGCGCCGTTACGCGTCGTTGATCGATGAACATCTGCGCGGCGTGATCGACGTGCTCGCGAGCATGACGAAGATAGCGCCGCGCGTGCTATGGAGCAACGTCGGCAATCTGCTGGACACGTTCTTTGAGCAATGCGCGGCCATGCCGGGCGCGGCCCGCGACGCCGCGTGGATGTTCGAATCGTGCGCGCTGTTCGGTGGCGACGAGCCGAACCCGCTACGCGTGCCCGTGCGTAACGTCACGCCGCGCTCGGCGCTGCTGCCTGCGCCGTTTCGCGCGCGACGTGTCTGCTGCGTGCGCTATGAAATACCTGGAGAAGATCAACTGTGTGCGAGTTGTCCGCTATTACTCACGATGAGCGACGAAGACCTCGCGCGGCAAGAGGCAATACGATGA
- a CDS encoding cyclic peptide export ABC transporter, whose translation MTASNAPPVNGSDRPNKPATRLLLSLLRRSRGALALALVACIANGVSSVLLVATLNRALSAPTAADLPLALRFAACALVALIARIVSGVLFAGLSQDTMGRMREHVSARVAAAELRDVERVGAAPVQSILTDDATNVSMLFFALPNIVMHGSIVAGCLAYLAWLSWPVCVLALSAIVVGSLGYRVGDIRAIASLEAAGSAQDRLFDYLGSLFAGAKELKLHRERARQFVEGQLGAAINEVRDHRRRAFVAYAIGVGWIIFLFYVFLGAATFLPSIGVHADAQAAAGYVIVFLFMLVPLDGLLNNLPTVNAARVSLERIERVLAEFEEPHHAAAALPAAVSGGAQAAAFDTFTLRGITHAYFHERDERMFRIGPIDLTFKPGELVFIVGGNGSGKTTLAKVLTGLYEPEGGVIEVDGSPVTRDTRPAYRERFSTVFNDFHLFDTLLGIVDPDDTNDGARAAADARANALIAKLALDHKVSVENGTFSTRALSTGQRKRLALVVAYLEDRPFYLFDEWAADQDPSFKAVFYEQLLPELRGRGKTVVVITHDDRYFPLADRVLKLDNGAIVNETHGVPRAVAGNGTVRVPYVQGDVRQSRIDAG comes from the coding sequence ATGACTGCTTCCAACGCACCGCCCGTGAATGGTTCGGATCGCCCGAACAAACCCGCTACCCGTCTGCTGTTGTCGCTATTACGACGCTCGCGCGGCGCGCTTGCGCTCGCGCTGGTCGCATGCATTGCGAATGGCGTATCGAGCGTGCTGCTGGTCGCGACGCTCAACCGAGCGCTGAGCGCGCCCACCGCTGCAGATCTTCCGCTCGCGTTGCGTTTCGCCGCGTGCGCGCTGGTCGCGCTGATCGCACGCATCGTTTCGGGCGTGCTGTTCGCGGGGCTTTCGCAGGACACGATGGGCCGCATGCGCGAGCATGTTTCCGCGCGCGTCGCGGCTGCCGAGTTGCGCGACGTCGAGCGTGTCGGCGCGGCGCCCGTGCAATCGATCCTCACCGACGACGCCACCAACGTGTCGATGCTGTTCTTCGCGCTGCCGAACATCGTCATGCACGGCTCGATCGTCGCGGGCTGCCTTGCGTATCTCGCGTGGCTGTCGTGGCCCGTTTGCGTGCTGGCGCTCAGCGCGATCGTCGTCGGCTCGCTGGGTTATCGCGTCGGCGATATTCGCGCGATCGCGTCGCTCGAAGCGGCGGGCAGCGCGCAAGACAGACTGTTCGATTACCTCGGCTCGCTGTTCGCGGGTGCGAAGGAACTGAAGTTGCATCGCGAGCGCGCGCGGCAATTCGTCGAAGGACAACTCGGTGCTGCGATCAACGAAGTGCGCGACCATCGGCGCCGCGCGTTCGTGGCCTATGCGATCGGCGTGGGCTGGATCATCTTTCTGTTCTATGTGTTCCTGGGCGCGGCGACTTTCCTGCCGTCCATCGGCGTGCATGCCGACGCGCAAGCGGCCGCTGGTTATGTGATCGTGTTCCTGTTCATGCTGGTGCCGCTCGATGGGCTGCTGAACAATCTGCCGACCGTCAACGCGGCGCGTGTGTCGCTTGAGCGCATCGAGCGCGTGCTCGCCGAGTTCGAGGAACCGCATCACGCGGCGGCGGCCTTGCCGGCAGCCGTTTCCGGCGGCGCTCAGGCCGCCGCGTTTGACACGTTCACGCTGCGCGGTATCACGCACGCGTACTTCCACGAGCGCGACGAGCGCATGTTCCGCATCGGACCGATCGATCTGACGTTCAAGCCGGGCGAGCTGGTGTTCATCGTCGGCGGCAACGGCAGCGGCAAGACGACGCTCGCGAAGGTGCTGACGGGTCTGTATGAGCCGGAAGGCGGCGTTATCGAAGTGGATGGCTCGCCAGTCACGCGGGACACGCGGCCCGCCTATCGCGAGCGCTTCTCGACGGTGTTCAACGACTTTCATCTGTTCGACACGCTGCTCGGCATCGTCGATCCCGACGACACGAACGACGGCGCCCGCGCCGCCGCCGATGCCCGCGCCAATGCACTGATCGCCAAGCTTGCGCTCGATCACAAGGTTAGTGTTGAAAATGGCACGTTCTCGACTCGCGCGCTGTCGACGGGGCAGCGCAAGCGCCTTGCGCTGGTCGTTGCGTATCTGGAGGATCGTCCGTTCTATCTGTTCGATGAATGGGCGGCGGATCAGGACCCGTCGTTCAAGGCTGTGTTCTATGAGCAACTGTTGCCGGAGTTGCGTGGGCGCGGCAAGACGGTCGTCGTGATTACGCATGATGACCGTTACTTTCCGCTTGCCGATCGCGTGCTGAAGCTGGATAACGGCGCAATCGTTAATGAAACGCACGGTGTGCCACGTGCAGTTGCTGGAAATGGCACAGTACGTGTGCCGTACGTTCAGGGGGATGTGCGGCAGAGCAGGATTGATGCGGGCTGA